One Mauremys mutica isolate MM-2020 ecotype Southern chromosome 9, ASM2049712v1, whole genome shotgun sequence DNA segment encodes these proteins:
- the LOC123376839 gene encoding succinate receptor 1-like: protein MNKTVDCQEMDNTLQKYYLSTIYTIEFVLGIIGNSIVVFGYVFCLKVWKSGNIYLFNLSLSDFVFLCTLPMLVTSYSKEKWTYGNMLCQSNRFMLHVNLYTSILFLTFISIDRYMLMQYPFRDHFLQKRKIAVVFSVAIWILVILELVPIIIFIGARNTSDISDNQCIDYASSGDPAKSLIYSICLTLLGFVIPLCVMCFFYVKMVIFLKKRNERLPAAQNLEKPLSFVIIALVFFSLFFTPFHIMRSVRIASRMKFWKLSLCTQNIINAIYIITKPIAFLNSVINPVFYFLMGDRFREMLMTKVRQLFKRFTPTENGVSTKPSDKEHTEE from the coding sequence ATGAATAAGACAGTCGACTGCCAGGAGATGGATAACACCCTGCAAAAATATTACCTTTCTACCATCTATACCATTGAGTTCGTTCTTGGCATCATTGGAAACAGCATTGTTGTCTTTGGATACGTATTCTGCCTGAAAGTTTGGAAAAGTGGCAATATTTACTTGTTTAACTTATCACTATCAGACTTTGTATTTCTGTGCACACTTCCAATGTTGGTGACAAGCTACTCCAAAGAAAAGTGGACATATGGGAACATGTTGTGCCAAAGCAACAGGTTCATGCTGCATGTGAACCTATACACAAGCATCCTTTTCCTTACCTTTATCAGCATTGATCGTTATATGCTCATGCAATATCCTTTCAGAGACCATTTTCTACAGAAGAGGAAGATAGCTGTTGTTTTCTCTGTTGCCATATGGATCCTTGTTATACTTGAACTGGTGCCAATAATCATCTTCATAGGAGCTAGAAATACCAGTGATATCAGTGATAACCAATGTATAGATTATGCAAGTTCTGGAGATCCAGCAAAAAGCCTGATCTATAGCATATGCCTGACTCTTCTGGGGTTTGTAATCCCTCTTTGTGTTATGTGCTTCTTTTACGTGAAGATGGTTATCTTTCTTAAGAAACGTAATGAGCGGCTCCCAGCTGCGCAGAACCTTGAGAAACCTCTTTCTTTTGTCATCATTGCACTGGTTTTCTTTTCACTGTTCTTTACTCCATTTCACATAATGCGCAGTGTGAGGATTGCCTCCCGAATGAAATTCTGGAAGCTTTCCCTGTGCACACAGAACATCATAAATGCCATTTATATTATCACAAAGCCTATTGCATTTTTAAATAGCGTAATTAACCCTGTCTTTTATTTCCTAATGGGTGATCGCTTCAGGGAGATGCTGATGACTAAAGTAAGACAACTCTTTAAAAGGTTTACACCCACAGAAAATGGAGTGTCGACAAAGCCCTCTGACAAGGAACACACTGAGGAATAA